One window of the Indicator indicator isolate 239-I01 chromosome 13, UM_Iind_1.1, whole genome shotgun sequence genome contains the following:
- the OTOS gene encoding otospiralin: protein MTFIGLFFFCMLMNILTDARSIRDGDALYREPVALPYWPFSSSDFWSYVEYFRTLGDYNRINEMATALFAQFPFGSHLGYHMPSHEH from the exons ATGACATTTATTggcttatttttcttctgtatgcTGATGAATATACTAACAG ATGCCCGATCAATCCGGGATGGAGATG cTCTCTACCGGGAACCTGTAGCCTTGCCGTACTGGCCCTTCTCATCCAGTGACTTCTGGTCCTACGTGGAGTATTTCCGAACCCTGGGAGACTACAACAGAATCAATGAAATGGCCACAGCCCTCTTTGCCCAGTTCCCTTTTGGGAGCCACCTTGGCTATCATATGCCCAGCCATGAGCACTAA